A DNA window from Sesamum indicum cultivar Zhongzhi No. 13 unplaced genomic scaffold, S_indicum_v1.0 scaffold00202, whole genome shotgun sequence contains the following coding sequences:
- the LOC105179762 gene encoding galactoside 2-alpha-L-fucosyltransferase-like yields the protein MLLRMKRFNKAATDSSGGQPTTAGDHGNDAVARGLECKWGLSLMKLMGVFLVTVMGFSGLFSVSVVLRDPPLDVLWTVVEARDLDHRVRKAILPEDDPAQPVQVPKDKILGDILPTGFDEKSCLSRYQSLLYRRGVPRKASPHLISKLRSYEALHKKCGPYTALYNKTMEDLKSGRYSSISDCKYLVWISFSGLGNRILTLASAFLYALLTDRVLLVDPGIDIPDLFCEPFPDVSWLLPLDFPLTSQFNGFNQKSRQSYGNLLKSKSVGNITGSAPQPYVYLHLVHDYDDHDKLFFCDQDQSYLQKIPWLIMKTDNYFIPSLFLIHSFEQELHNLFPDKETVFHLLGRYLFHPTNSVWGLISRYYEAYLSKADVKVGIQIRVFDTETGPFKHVLDQILSCTMKEGILPQINEQEPIIKPSGKQKTVSVLMTSLSGGYFEEVRDLYWEHPTVTGDVIEVYQPSHEGHQQTEKQNHNRKAWAEMYLLSLTDKLVTSSWSTFGYVAQGLGNLKPWILYKPENRTAPDPPCQRAASMEPCFHAPPFYDCKLRRGMDTGALVPHVKHCEDMSWGLKLVETM from the exons ATGTTACTGAGGATGAAGAGGTTCAACAAGGCTGCGACTGATTCCAGTGGAGGCCAACCCACGACGGCCGGCGATCATGGGAACGACGCCGTGGCGAGGGGTCTGGAGTGCAAATGGGGTTTGAGTCTTATGAAATTGATGGGTGTTTTCCTAGTTACTGTAATGGGTTTCTCTGGTTTGTTCTCAGTATCTGTTGTGCTGAGGGACCCGCCTTTGGATGTGCTTTGGACCGTCGTTGAAGCCAGGGATCTTGATCATAGGGTTCGAAAAG CCATACTACCAGAAGATGATCCTGCTCAGCCTGTTCAGGTGCCTAAAGATAAGATTCTTGGTGACATTCTCCCGACTGGATTTGATGAAAAATCTTGCCTTAGTAGGTATCAGTCACTCTTATATCGCCGAGGAGTTCCGCGAAAAGCTTCCCCCCACCTCATATCCAAGTTACGAAGCTATGAAGCGCTGCATAAGAAATGTGGACCCTACACAGCTTTGTACAATAAAACCATGGAAGATCTTAAATCGGGCAGATACTCGAGCATATCTGACTGTAAATACCTTGTTTGGATATCCTTTAGTGGTCTGGGGAACAGGATTTTGACACTTGCTTCAGCTTTCCTTTATGCTCTTCTCACTGACCGGGTCCTTCTTGTTGATCCTGGAATTGACATTCCAGATCTTTTCTGCGAGCCATTTCCAGATGTCTCTTGGTTGCTTCCCTTGGATTTCCCACTGACTAGCCAGTTTAATGGCTTTAACCAGAAATCACGACAGAGTTATGGGAATTTGCTGAAGAGCAAGTCCGTAGGTAATATAACTGGTTCAGCACCACAACCGTATGTCTATCTCCATCTGGTTCATGATTATGACGACCACGATAAACTTTTCTTCTGCGATCAAGATCAATCATATCTGCAGAAGATACCATGGCTGATAATGAAGACTGATAACTATTTCATCCCCTCCCTATTTTTGATCCATTCGTTTGAGCAAGAGTTGCATAATCTTTTCCCGGATAAGGAAACTGTTTTCCACCTCTTGGGGCGGTATCTGTTCCATCCTACAAATTCAGTGTGGGGGCTTATAAGCAGATACTATGAAGCTTATTTATCTAAGGCTGATGTAAAAGTTGGAATCCAAATAAGGGTATTTGATACAGAAACTGGTCCATTTAAACATGTCCTGGATCAGATTTTATCTTGTACCATGAAGGAAGGTATACTACCACAAATTAATGAGCAGGAACCAATCATTAAGCCTTCTGGAAAGCAGAAGACTGTATCTGTCCTGATGACGTCTTTAAGCGGCGGTTACTTTGAGGAAGTTAGAGACTTGTACTGGGAACATCCAACTGTGACAGGAGATGTGATTGAAGTTTACCAGCCAAGTCATGAAGGCCATCAACAAACCGAGAAGCAAAATCACAATAGAAAGGCATGGGCAGAAATGTATCTACTTAGCTTAACGGATAAACTGGTAACAAGTTCTTGGTCGACTTTTGGTTATGTGGCTCAAGGTCTTGGAAACCTGAAGCCATGGATACTCTACAAGCCTGAAAATCGGACGGCACCAGACCCACCATGTCAGCGTGCAGCGTCGATGGAGCCATGCTTCCATGCTCCTCCTTTCTATGATTGCAAGTTGAGGAGAGGTATGGATACAGGTGCTCTTGTTCCTCATGTTAAGCATTGTGAGGATATGAGCTGGGGTCTTAAGCTGGTTGAAACAATGTAG